The Penicillium digitatum chromosome 6, complete sequence genome has a window encoding:
- a CDS encoding MFS transporter, putative produces the protein MAVEASDPKSVDVVSTPGPEDIHTLSKESLSDNSSDDSNGKTPPPLAAKLCAVALISCISFGSHWSSGVTGAMKSTMKKKMHIDNVQFSLLEASENFMATVLLLISGVITDRVGGAEMIVCGNIVYTIGSILIAAAATVRSFNFMIGGRVILALGDIATQIAQYKMFSSWFPPSNGFASTLGFELAIGKIGGFVGNSTANIIAKRTGNFAWVFWTSVFMNLFTNAASAAFWFFNQYCNRHFEGRRDKATKEQLTEKNKKFEFRKLFELPWMFWAVLGFSAFQTTAASVFSQNATELAEKRFNVGSIKAGWYSSLSQYAGFFLVPCLGVFIDVLGNRASILFACGLGMLLSMVLINFATSTAGTGAAFGIYALAVSLGPTSVIDSVRTTLWHQSVFGSAYALKVTMNNAMSIVIRIITGALQDADHNSYRRVVQVYLALGAGAVVVGSAILMGSFLTDNLAPLQWTRHKRLTSGAAIIERIRERNLVTQQRRTRNISIFCFGILILLILGSWVAYIWGAVTGHNS, from the exons ATGGCAGTTGAAGCTTCAGATCCCAAGTCCGTGGACGTGGTGTCGACGCCTGGCCCTGAAGATATTCACACTCTATCGAAAGAATCTCTATCGGATAATTCTAGCGATGACTCCAATGGAAAGACGCCACCACCCCTTGCGGCAAAGCTGTGCGCAGTCGCACTTATATCTTGTATCAGCTTTGGCTCCCACTGGAGTTCCGGCGTGACGGGTGCTATGAAGAGCACGATGAAAAAG AAAATGCATATAGACAACGTTCAATTTTCGCTTTTGGAAGCCAGCGAGAATTTCATGGCAACGGTACTGCTTTTGATAAGTGGTGTGATCACCGATCGAGTCGGCGGAGCTG AGATGATCGTTTGCGGAAATATCGTTTATACCATCGGTTCTATCCTCATTGCTGCCGCCGCGACCGTGCGTTCTTTCAACTTCATGATCGGAGGGCGAGTCATCCTCGCGCTCGGCGATATTGCCACACAAATCGCGCAGTACAAGATGTTTTCTTCTTGGTTTCCTCCTAGCAATGGATTTGCATCCACACTAGGCTTTGAGCTCGCCATTGGCAAGATAGGCGGGTTTGTCGGTAATTCGACGGCTAATATCATTGCAAAG AGAACCGGTAACTTTGCATGGGTCTTCTGGACCTCGGTGTTCATGAACCTATTCACCAATGCGGCCAGCGCAGCGTTCTGGTTCTTCAACCAGTATTGCAACCGCCATTTTGAGGGACGACGCGACAAAGCAACGAAAGAACAACTGActgaaaaaaacaaaaagttTGAATTTAGAAAGCTATTCGAGCTCCCGTGGATGTTCTGGGCTGTCTTGGGCTTCTCCGCATTCCAAACGACTGCCGCATCAGTTTTCAGCCAAAATGCCACTGAGCTGGCCGAGAAGCGATTCAATGTCGGTTCTATCAAGGCCGGGTGGTATAGCTCTCTTTCGCAGTATGCAG GATTTTTTCTCGTTCCCTGCTTGGGCGTTTTCATTGATGTCCTCGGCAACCGAGCATCCATAT TATTTGCCTGCGGTCTCGGCATGCTGTTGAGCATGGTTCTCATTAACTTTGCAACATCAACGGCCGGCACAGGAGCTGCATTTGGCATCTACGCCCTTGCTGTGTCCCTCGGACCCACCTCAGTCATCGACAGCGTTCGCACCACACTCTGGCATCAATCGGTTTTTGGATCTGCGTATGCATTGAAAGTCACTATGAACAATGC TATGAGCATTGTAATCCGGATCATCACGGGAGCTTTGCAGGACGCAGATCACAACTCATACCGCCGAGTGGTGCAGGTATATCTGGCTCTTGGTGCCGGTGCTGTGGTTGTCGGTTCAGCTATCCTGATGGGCTCGTTTTTGACTGATAACCTGGCGCCGCTACAGTGGACTCGGCATAAACGGTTGACATCGGGTGCGGCTATCATCGAGCGGATCCGAGAGCGCAACTTAGTAACCCAGCAACGGCGCACTCGGAACATTTCCATATTTTGCTTCGGGATACTAATTTTGTTGATACTTGGGTCGTGGGTGGCGTATATCTGGGGTGCCGTGACCGGTCACAACTCTTAG
- a CDS encoding Terpenoid synthase, with product MDYVTASLRALFEGLDGHELIIPSRAETNPGWEVTEHDLSNKSIKAELTSWVESWWSDGPNPAMIEALNLPNWVALLYPNVKYEKRLTIAKSLSWIFAWDEPLDDGEFTHDPVGAINYCNETIKFMELLRDPSQVSSACHPNPNIASFKDSFVSIWESHPVCTGRYLDECLRFVQGTSEAVGRREKNQVPTLADYFDWRVLNLGFEIYFTLVEYSQDLKVPDECSKPNVFTQIIFREASLILSVYNDLLSLPKELDAGQFESCVPIKMFELGLSLDETINSFGQMIHECAKRFNKAEQDLYSHTSPDSLADVQAFVQGIKQQVVGTNKHFYSMDRYVRKGVNQPDGSIKFKIALEQ from the exons ATGGACTACGTCACCGCCAGCCTGCGGGCATTGTTTGAAGGCCTTGATGGCCATGAGTTAATTATTCCATCAAGAGCGGAAACTAACCCTGGCTGGGAAGTCACGGAACATGATCTAAGCAACAAGAGCATAAAGGCCGAGCTGACTAGCTGGGTTGAAAG TTGGTGGTCAGATGGCCCAAACCCAGCAATGATTGAAGCCCTCAATCTACCAAATTGGGTTGCATTGTTGTATCCTAATGTGAAGTATGAAAAGCGTCTCACGATAGCGAAGAGCCTGTCTTGG ATCTTTGCTTGGGATGAACCCCTTGACGATGGAGAATTCACGCACGATCCTGTTGGGGCTATCAATTACTGCAACGAGACTATCAAATTCATGGAACTTCTTCGTGATCCAAGTCAAGTCTCGTCCGCATGTCATCCTAATCCTAACATCGCTTCATTCAAAGACTCATTCGTGAGCATTTGGGAGAGTCATCCAG TGTGCACTGGGCGTTACCTTGACGAGTGCTTGCGCTTTGTGCAAGGAACATCGGAAGCAGTTGGACGCCGGGAAAAGAACCAGGTTCCCACACTGGCCGACTACTTTGATTGGAGAGTACTTAATCTTGGCTTTGAGATATACTTCACCTTGGTCGA GTACTCGCAAGATCTTAAGGTCCCAGACGAATGCTCTAAACCGAACGTGTTCACGCAGATTATCTTCCGAGAGGCCTCTTTAATCCTATCTGT GTACAATGACCTTCTTTCCCTTCCGAAGGAACTA GATGCAGGTCAATTTGAGAGCTGTGTGCCGATCAAAATGTTCGAACTTGGACTGTCATTGGACGAAACTATTAACAGCTTTGGTCAAATGATCCACGAGTGTGCAAAACGATTCAATAAAGCTGAACAAGACTTGTATAGTCACACCAGCCCCGATAGTTTGGCTGATGTGCAGGCATTTGTGCAAGGCATCAAGCAGCAAGTCGTTGGCACCAATAAACACTT CTATTCCATGGACCGATATGTTCGCAAAGGTGTCAACCAACCGGATGGCTCGATCAAGTTCAAAATAGCGTTGGAACAGTGA
- a CDS encoding ATP-grasp fold, subdomain 1 translates to MVRVRQRKMVFEHMGIPTAPFAIVPPSWSIDKGISQMLDSGRHAADLKQMHFLKPACEGSSKRVCSFSKVESIDDLEPGVRNL, encoded by the exons ATGGTAAGGGTAAGACAAAGAAAG ATGGTGTTCGAACACATGGGCATCCCAACTGCTCCGTTTGCCATTGTCCCTCCATCATGGTCCATTGACAAGGGTATCTCCCAGATGTTAGACTCAGGTCGCCATGCCGCGGATCTGAAACAGATGCATTTTCTCAAGCCCGCATGTGAAGGATCCTCCAAAAGGGTTTGCTCTTTCTCCAAAGTTGAGAGCATCGATGACCTCGAGCCGGGTGTTCGGAATCTCTAG
- a CDS encoding Sensor histidine kinase/response regulator, putative — protein MEVPRKHEHGLHNADRRARELYRYYQPASQAEVVSSSLPTNDGFPFSAISGSTITPPISEGSMPSHSTTSRPATATVTEALVLGTSNSTMTSFAQLAALRLNVERVFISVLDRDQQYIIAEATKSLNLNDPSVHDDNDGVWLGASDTRKTWSVCKDTVSLPPNDRENADYQFLVVNDLTENERYKHLSFVDKDSNFRFFAGTPLTTDKNINLGCFFVLDTEPRDGLTPLEKDTLGSISMLVMDYLSVCREACEGRRAARLSRGLSYFVEGSSSFVDNIDQSHTGSVSLPSATPSSSHNRMSASGGSHENGPENVSQTSSNSPPNDRSLSTDARSFSSVPSDLKMDYDSKLSSGSKVESGTVESSLPEWLTSSSRNRLPSDDSQGNSWCFRRAANLLRESLDLSGDSGVIFLEANNFPLMDAEMGSDCSDTGGPASVLSASTNEEPFAPQAGSMATCAAANLDRSFLQLLLRRYPKGKLWSFHRDGLILTSDDDDQELQDKAPLSTSASRSPPSAPQPSKPLRKRRKAAENSILNQYFPNAAQIMFVPLWNAVSSQWFGGCFCWSTVETQVFTTSVELSSVLGFSSSIMAEYSRVESLIADRQKGDFIGSISHELRSPLHGILAAAEFLNSTHLNEFQASLLETVNSCGRTLLDTMNQVLDFSKVVSLERTWRSIKRKKESSLEFKGSDKLAHHLDTLVATDVAILAEEVVEGICLGHVYGQSSTASADLPVLMPHQTKSQNQWSNVEVVIDISFRDWVYRTQPGALRRIIMNLFGNAMKYTDSGRVTLSLAASSQSEGRSRRQGLEDLVTLTVTDTGKGISEEFLRGKLYTPFAQEDALAVGTGLGLSIVRSLVKALDGSIRIRSRPGEGTVVHVSLPLERPVGKESPAIEPSGQLIQQRETLTQTLLLREAYPGRRASIWGANPTDVNADSNWSEIARYLSDWYKIEIVAWTPEARIDLVLMDENDLPNFRTTAPSATLPALLVLCHKSVDYTGAKSEWLPLASSVDIIRRPCGPHKLARSVMRCLTHGQSRSATPASALQPLSLPLRTSSLPSAFVSPLMSSADSSSAPELSCPGIRPMTISPPQAASQITTLPEEISEAPLTGPLVEDTTKSRRLTRVLVVDDNRINLNLMMTFLKKRQLTELDPAENGKLAVEAVERMQSGYDIIFMDMSMPVMNGFEATRAIRSLERDIDGRTPAIIIALTGLSSSRDESDAIASGVDLFLTKPVSFREVARLLDEWERDGMVTERKMAC, from the exons ATGGAAGTTCCTAGGAAACACGAGCATGGCCTACACAACGCAGATCGTAGGGCAAGAGAGCTTTACCGCTACTACCAGCCTGCTTCTCAAGCTGAAGTGGTCTCATCTTCGCTTCCTACAAACGATGGATTTCCCTTTTCTGCAATTTCAGGAAGTACTATCACTCCACCGATCTCTGAGGGCTCTATGCCTTCACACAGCACAACTTCCCGACCAGCGACGGCAACTGTGACAGAAGCTCTCGTTCTGGGCACCTCGAACAGTACTATGACGTCATTTGCCCAGCTAGCGGCCTTGCGATTGAATGTCGAGCGGGTGTTTATATCTGTATTGGACCGTGACCAACAATACATCATTGCCGAAGCCACAAAATCTCTAAATTTGAACGATCCGTCAGTCCACGACGACAATGATGGTGTCTGGTTGGGGGCATCCGACACCCGCAAGACATGGAGTGTGTGCAAG GACACTGTTTCACTACCCCCCAACGACCGCGAGAATGCGGACTACCAATTTCTAGTCGTGAACGACTTGACCGAAAATGAGCGCTACAAACACCTTTCCTTCGTCGACAAAGACTCCAACTTCCGCTTTTTCGCGGGAACTCCCTTGACAACAGACAAAAACATCAATTTGGGTTGTTTCTTCGTGTTGGACACAGAGCCCCGAGATGGATTGACACCGCTAGAGAAGGATACCCTAGGATCTATCTCGATGCTTGTGATGGACTACTTGAGCGTTTGCAGAGAGGCTTGCGAGGGACGCCGGGCCGCACGCCTTTCCCGCGGGCTTAGCTATTTCGTTGAAGGAAGCTCTAGTTTTGTGGATAATATCGATCAGTCGCACACCGGCAGTGTCAGTCTTCCATCAGCAACTCCCTCATCTTCCCACAATCGAATGAGTGCATCCGGTGGTTCCCATGAAAATGGCCCAGAAAACGTGTCTCAAACGTCATCCAATAGTCCACCGAACGACCGATCACTCAGTACCGACGCGCGTTCTTTCAGCTCCGTCCCGTCCGATTTGAAAATGGACTATGATTCGAAATTAAGCAGTGGTTCAAAAGTTGAATCGGGCACTGTAGAGAGCTCACTGCCAGAATGGCTGACAAGCAGCAGCCGAAATCGACTACCTTCCGATGACTCGCAAGGTAACTCTTGGTGTTTCCGCAGGGCGGCCAACTTACTCCGTGAGAGTCTTGACCTGAGCGGCGATAGTGGGGTCATTTTTCTGGAGGCTAACAACTTCCCTTTGATGGATGCAGAAATGGGGAGTGACTGTTCCGACACAGGCGGACCTGCCTCTGTGCTGTCAGCATCAACAAATGAAGAACCGTTTGCTCCCCAGGCAGGGTCGATGGCCACCTGCGCTGCGGCCAACTTGGACCGATCATTTCTCCAACTGTTACTTCGACGGTACCCCAAAGGAAAGCTGTGGTCTTTCCACCGCGATGGGCTCATCTTGACATCAGACGATGACGACCAAGAACTGCAAGACAAGGCCCCTCTTAGCACCAGTGCCAGTCGATCTCCACCCAGTGCTCCACAACCTTCAAAGCCCTTGCGAAAACGGAGAAAAGCCGCGGAGAACTCAATACTCAACCAGTATTTCCCAAATGCCGCGCAAATCATGTTTGTGCCTTTGTGGAATGCTGTTTCCTCGCAGTGGTTCGGAGGGTGTTTCTGCTGGAGTACAGTTGAAACCCAGGTGTTCACTACCTCAGTCGAGCTCAGTTCCGTGCTTGGGTTTTCATCTTCCATTATGGCCGAATATAGCCGTGTTGAATCCCTCATTGCGGATCGGCAAAAGGGAGATTTTATTGGGAGTATCTC ACATGAACTTCGTAGCCCCCTTCATGGAATCTTGGCCGCTGCCGAGTTCTTGAACAGTACTCATCTCAACGAATTCCAGGCCTCATTGCTTGAGACTGTTAATTCCTGTGGCCGGACGTTGCTGGATACAATGAATCAGGTACTTGACTTCAGCAAAGTAGTATCCTTGGAACGAACCTGGCGGTCAATAAAACGTAAGAAAGAGTCTTCGCTGGAATTCAAAGGTTCAGACAAACTGGCGCATCATCTGGATACGCTTGTGGCTACTGATGTAGCCATCCTTGCCGAGGAAGTCGTTGAAGGCATCTGTCTTGGCCATGTATATGGTCAGAGCTCTACTGCTTCAGCGGACCTGCCCGTTTTGATGCCACATCAAACAAAGTCGCAGAATCAGTGGTCGAATGTCGAAGTTGTTATCGACATTTCATTCCGAGATTGGGTTTACCGTACTCAGCCGGGTGCTTTGCGGCGCATCATTATGAATCTTTTTGGAAATGCCATGAAATACACAGACTCTGGCCGTGTCACTTTATCCTTGGCAGCATCTAGCCAATCTGAAGGACGATCTCGGCGGCAGGGCCTTGAAGACTTGGTTACATTGACAGTAACCGACACGGGTAAAGGTATATCGGAAGAGTTTTTGCGCGGCAAGCTTTATACACCTTTTGCCCAGGAAGACGCCCTGGCTGTTGGTACCGGGCTGGGATTGTCAATTGTTCGCAGTTTGGTCAAGGCTCTGGATGGAAGCATTCGAATTCGCAGCCGTCCTGGGGAGGGCACTGTCGTACATGTATCCCTCCCCCTAGAGCGGCCTGTTGGCAAGGAAAGCCCGGCCATCGAACCGTCTGGACAGCTTATCCAACAGAGAGAGACCTTGACCCAAACTCTTCTACTACGCGAGGCATACCCTGGTAGACGAGCCTCCATCTGGGGAGCCAATCCAACCGATGTGAATGCCGACTCTAATTGGTCTGAAATTGCTCGGTACCTTTCAGACTGGTATAAAATAGAGATCGTCGCATGGACACCGGAAGCCCGAATTGATCTTGTGCTTATGGATGAAAACGACCTACCGAACTTCCGCACCACTGCACCCTCGGCTACTTTGCCTGCTCTTCTCGTTCTATGTCACAAGTCAGTGGATTACACTGGGGCAAAATCCGAGTGGTTGCCTCTTGCCTCCTCCGTGGACATCATCCGGCGTCCCTGTGGGCCACACAAGTTGGCTCGAAGTGTGATGAGGTGTCTGACCCACGGCCAATCGAGATCCGCGACACCAGCTTCCGCTCTGCAACCACTGAGTCTGCCTCTCAGGACGTCCTCGTTGCCATCTGCCTTCGTTTCACCCCTCATGTCCTCCGCTGATAGCTCTAGCGCTCCGGAGCTGAGTTGTCCTGGAATCCGCCCCATGACAATTTCACCACCGCAAGCTGCATCACAAATCACCACACTACCCGAGGAAATTTCAGAAGCCCCCTTAACAGGACCACTGGTAGAGGACACCACCAAATCTCGACGACTGACACGAGTGCTTGTGGTTGATGATAATCGCATAAACCTCAACTTGATGATGACGTTCCTCAAAAAGCGCCAGCTAACCGAGCTGGACCCAGCTGAGAACGGCAAATTGGCGGTGGAGGCAGTCGAGCGTATGCAGAGCGGTTACGATATCATCTTCATGGACATGTCGATGCCGGTCATGAATGGTTTCGAGGCTACACGTGCTATCCGCTCGTTGGAGAGGGACATCGATGGCCGTACCCCAGCTATCATAATTGCTCTGACTGGACTGAGCAGCTCTCGTGATGAGTCAGATGCCATTGCTTCTGGTGTAGACCTGTTCCTCACCAAACCTGTCTCTTTCAGAGAAGTCGCACGGCTACTAGATGAGTGGGAAAGGGATGGGATGGTAACAGAACGGAAGATGGCATGTTGA
- a CDS encoding MFS transporter, putative, with amino-acid sequence MSSPAEDRSASMESITGGEPVLQQPAASRWRRVFGGKTKEDPEFSEGQNYRAKSTLGILSDRETDEVPGTVLLLSANRNEPLGMRHQPHRTSTSSISSSYRPSRSNSRTRSVIPTQKRTADGQFVLDPQPDDSVNDPLNWPVWQRDTALLSLGFYCLMGGGMTPILAAGFNKVAAAYDVSTQKVAFTTGFYMLGLGLGSVVMSPTAILYGKRPVYLLGAILFVVSAIWCAASPNYPSLVIARIFQGFAVSPVECLPSATIAEIYFLHERAYRVGIYTLLLLGGKNLIPLVSAAIIESLGWRWVFWIVAMVVGMCLVLLFLFVPETFWDRTPRPRVHKHKRPSRSVSDLVSHGFRGRHPYVQPLDESTEQTHSDPALAPKKSKNAHVGFADNRPEDGDQVVETENSDFVSEAGNATTGDPITTQPSTSVNEKDDDHLQPLPHALLPVAHPNDLETARSTATSPARTESLEPAETPLTATLQYTNRLRERPKIPYSQLLRVWNGRIAQDRWYRVAARPFVLFAYPAVLWSTVVYSLSVGWLIVLSESVAHIFESKAHYNFTALHTGLIYISPFVGGLLGTAVAGKVSDIITRFMTRRNGGIYEPEFRLVMAIPIALSTVIGLMAFGWSAEIGDSWIVPTIFFGLISFGCCLGSTTAITFCVDSYRQYAGEALVTLNFSKNILHGLVFSLFIVDWLDADGSRTVFLSIGGIQIFFMLMSIPMYIYGKRARMWTVRKRLMERL; translated from the exons ATGTCATCACCAGCAGAAGACCGTTCTGCTTCAATGGAGAGCATCACGGGGGGAGAGCCTGTTCTCCAGCAGCCAGCTGCTTCGCGCTGGAGACGAGTCTTTGGAGGAAAGACCAAAGAAGATCCCGAGTTTAGCGAGGGTCAGAATTATCGCGCCAAATCAACATTGGGAATCTTAAGTGACAGAGAGACCGACGAAGTTCCTG GAACGGTGCTTCTTTTATCAGCAAATCGCAATGAACCTTTGGGAATGAGACACCAACCGCATCGGACTTCGACATCATCTATAAGCTCATCTTATCGTCCCTCGCGATCTAATTCTCGAACCCGGTCGGTGATTCCAACGCAGAAGAGAACGGCAGACGGGCAGTTTGTGCTTGATCCCCAACCGGACGACTCCGTTAATGACCCTCTGAACTGGCCTGTATGGCAACGAGATACTGCATTGCTCTCGCTCGGCTTCTATTGTTTGATGGGAGGCGGCATGACCCCCATTTTGGCAGCGGGCTTCAATAAAGTTGCAGCTGCGTACGATGTTAGTACGCAAAAGGTGGCTTTCACCACCGGGTTCTATATGTTAGGCCTAGGCCTAGGGTCCGTTGTGATGTCACCCACAGCCATTCTGTACGGGAAACGACCGGTTTATCTCCTAGGAGCCATCCTGTTCGTGGTCTCGGCAATTTGGTGTGCAGCGTCACCGAATTACCCAAGTCTCGTGATCGCTCGAATTTTCCAAGGATTTGCCGTGAGTCCAGTTGAGTGTCTTCCATCTGCTACAATTGCAGAGATCTATTTCTTGCACGAAAGAGCCTATCGAGTGGGGATTTACACACTCTTGCTATTAGGCGGAAAGAATCTGATCCCCCTGGTGAGTGCCGCCATCATCGAAAGCCTGGGCTGGCGCTGGGTATTCTGGATTGTTGCCATGGTTGTAGGCATGTGTCTAGTATTGCTGTTTTTATTCGTGCCCGAAACTTTTTGGGATCGCACACCCCGTCCGCGTGTGCACAAACATAAGCGCCCTAGTCGAAGTGTCTCTGACCTCGTTTCCCATGGCTTCCGCGGGCGGCACCCGTATGTTCAGCCCCTGGACGAGTCTACCGAACAGACccattcagatccagcatTGGCACCGAAAAAATCCAAGAATGCACATGTTGGATTTGCGGATAACCGCCCAGAAGACGGGGACCAGGTAGTTGAAACTGAGAATTCGGATTTCGTTTCCGAGGCCGGCAATGCTACCACTGGTGATCCAATCACTACTCAACCATCCACCTCAGTCAATGAGAAAGATGATGACCACCTCCAACCATTACCTCATGCTCTTTTGCCTGTCGCACACCCAAATGACCTGGAGACAGCTCGGTCTACTGCTACATCACCCGCGAGGACAGAGTCTCTGGAGCCTGCCGAGACACCGCTGACGGCAACTCTACAGTACACAAACCGACTCCGCGAGCGCCCGAAGATCCCCTACTCCCAATTGCTTAGAGTCTGGAACGGACGCATTGCACAAGATCGCTGGTACCGAGTCGCCGCGCGACCATTTGTCCTATTCGCCTACCCAGCTGTGCTCTGGTCAACAGTGGTATACTCACTATCGGTGGGCTGGCTGATTGTACTTTCGGAGTCGGTTGCACATATCTTTGAAAGCAAAGCTCACTACAATTTCACCGCGCTGCACACAGGCCTGATCTACATTTCGCCGTTTGTTGGTGGTCTCCTGGGAACCGCAGTGGCGGGCAAAGTTTCCGACATCATCACGCGGTTTATGACCAGACGCAATGGTGGTATCTACGAGCCTGAATTCCGTCTCGTTATGGCAATTCCTATCGCTTTGTCTACGGTCATCGGTCTGATGGCTTTTGGGTGGAGTGCTGAAATCGGTGACTCTTGGATTGTTCCGACTATTTTCTTTGGTTTGATCTCATTTGGTTGTTGCTTGGGCAGCACGACTGCTATCACTTTTTGTGTCGACAGCTATCGCCAGTATGCCGGCGAGGCGCTAGTGACATTGAACTTTAGTAAGA ATATCCTCCACGGATTGGTTTTCTCCCTTTTCATTGTGGACTGGCTTGATGCCGATGGTTCACGCACCGTGTTCCTGTCCATCGGCGGTATCCAGATTTTCTTCATGCTCATGTCGATTCCGATGTACATTTACGGCAAACGCGCTCGCATGTGGACAGTGCGCAAGCGGCTTATGGAACGCCTTTAA